The DNA window GGATCCGCTCGCGTTCCGCCTCAAGCAACGCAGTCGCCGTATCCGTGATCCAGTGAAGTCGCCGCTCATCCATGAAGATCCCTCCAAAGGGCATCCATCAGTTCGGAGATTTTCGGCACTGGGCCAGATCCGGGCCGGGCGCCGGCGGATCTGCCCCTGGCTCGGCTCGTTGAGCGCCCGAGCCCCCTGGCCTGATGAAGAGTCAACCGGTAACTCGGCTACGGCGGTACGGTGGAGAGCAGGGCAAGCGGTATATCGCGTATATCCGGGCAGGTGCTCATGACCCCGCGCACGCCGAACCACCAGCTCCGCGAACTCGTCGCGGAATCCGGTCTCACCTACGAGGCTGTGGCCAAGGCCGTCTGTGCAGTAGCCGGCGAATGCGGCGCCCACTTACGTACGAACAAGAGCGCCGTGGAGCACTGGATCTCAGGCTCCGTGCCCCAGGGCGATACGCCCCGCTACCTCGCCGTAGCGCTCTCCCGGCGCCTGGGCCGGCTCCTGACCCTCGCCGACCTCGGCCTGCCCTCCACAGGCGAGTCGGGCAATGACACCATCGGGCTGTCTCTCGGGGCCGACCCGATGGACGCCTTACTGTCGATGTGGAGGTACGAGTTGGACCGCCGCCGCTTCCTAACGGGCTCCGCCTACTCCGTGGCCGCCGCCGCCCTGCCGCTCACCTACGTGCAGGAAATCGCCGCCCGCACCGCGGCCGCCCGCACCGGCCACACGGTCTCGATGGCCGAAGTCGCCGCCGTACGCGACATGATCAGCGCCTTCTCCGAGATGGACGAACGCCACGGCGGACAGCACGGACGCAGCGCACTCGTCACCTATCTCCGTGACGACGTCGCCCCGCTGTGCCGGGCCCGCTTCCGCACCGACGAGGTCCGCCAGCAGATGCTCTCCGCCGCCAGCCGCGGCGTGCACCTTCTGGGCTGGAAGAGCTACGACGCCGGCCAGCAGGGCTTGGCCCAGCGCTACTATCTCCAGTCCTATGCCCTGGCCACCGAGTCCGGGCTGCGTGGGCACGACGGCTTCGTGATGCGCACCATGGCCATGCAGGGGCTCAAGCTCCACCGCCCCGAGCACTGCTTGGGACTGGCCGAGACAGGACTGCACCGGGCCAAGGGACGGGTCGACGCCCAGACCGAAGCCCTCTTCCGGGTCGTCCATGCCCACACCCTGGCCAAGAGCGGTAGACGCCGCGCGGCCCTGGCCGAGGCTGAACAAGCCCGCTTTCTGCTCAGCGGTGCCCCCGGTGACGACGTGCCGTTCTGGGCGCTGGCATGGGGCCCGCCGGCCGCGTCGGTCTACTCCCGCACCGCTAAGGTCCACGAGACTTTGGGCGACCACCGGGCCGCCGCCGAGCAGTACGCTCTCGCCGCCACCGCCCGCCCCGCCGCAACCTATGCGCGGATCGTCGCGCTGGACCTCGTCGCCGGCGCCGAGATGCACCTCAAGCGCGGCAGCATCGAGCAGGCGTGCGCCACGTGGCACCGGGCGATCGACCACATGGACGGAGTCCGCTCCGTCCGCACCCGCAAGGCCGTCAGCCGCATGCGCAGCGACCTGGCACGCTTCCGGGCCCGCGGCTTACGCTGCGCGACCGAGCTTGATGAACGGGGCCGCGACTTCCTCGCGAGCGCCTGAGTTCAGGCGCCGGGCTGGAGCGGGGCCTGGGCGTACCGGCGGATGATCGGCTCCAGATAGTCCACGTGGGGTCCTGCCAGGTCGGCCAGCTGATCCAGGGAGCGGACGAGCGCGAGTTCGTCGAGTTCGGGCTCGCGGCCCTCCGCAAGCTCCGCCGCCACCACGGAAGCGAAACGTTCGCGCAGCTCCACCTCCGGCCGGGCGGGAGCGAGGTAGGTCAGCCCGACGCTGCCGTTCTCGCCACGGGTCACCGTCCACAGCCGCAGCTCGTGCGGCTTGACGTCGACCCCGGTTTCCTCGACCAGTTCGCGCGCGGCCTGGCCGCGCAGAGCGGCCTCATCCAGAACTTCGCCGCCTCCAGGGGGTTCCACAGACCCGCCGGCCAGCTGCCACCGCCCCGGGGCCGCAGTGGAGGGCGACATCCTCACCACAAGGACCCGGCCGTCGTCCGTCGGCTGGACGGCGTTCACGAACAACGACGGCAACGCCACCGCGCCAGGAACCCGGCGCAGAGCATAGTGGCGGTACGTCACGGGAGCCCAGCGCAGAAACAGCGTGTGCGGGTCTTCCCACCGAAATTTCGCGCACGCCACCACCGGCCCGTCAAACAAGGTCGGGTTTGCCCGGACTGCCGCGTCCCACACACGATCCCGCGCCGCTACGTGCTCCGGGGGAAGCGCAGGCGCCTCACCCTCTGCCAGACGAAGGTGGTGAACGTCGAACAGTTCAACGCCCGAAGGCAATGTCTCTGTCACCCGACTCATCGTAGGCGTCTGAAGGGCCGGACTTCCCCGTGAAGATCGGCGATCGCGAAGCCCGACTGTACGTCGCGGGGCGCGACCGGGTCTCCGCGTCGCCGCGCGACATCCCCGAGTGTGGGCGCCGGAACCTCAAGGGCCCTCTCCTCCAGCTTGACCGGCGCCGGCGGATTCACGCAGATGCCGGTCAAGGTCACCCGTGCGGCGAGGGCGAGGGCCGTGATCGCGTGCCTGTCCTGAATCGGGTCCGTGGTCGGGCCGTTCGCCTAGTTCGAGGCCGTGGTCACCCACAGCGCCCGGCATTCGTCCTCAGCGAGCGCGGACGAGCAAATCAGGGGCGGCCTCGATGGCCTCTTCGGGAGAAGACAGGGCGGTGGTGAGCCAGTCAGGAAGGCTCTCGTCGCTCCCAAGAGTGACCTCTCCTGTGTCGGAGTCCCGCTAGGCCAGCGGAGTGAACGCCGAGGGCTCCCATAGCACCTCGGTCACCTACCTGTAGCGGGCCAGGGAGCCTCCTCGGTCAAGTGCAGCAGTCGTCATCTATCTCCGTACGAGCCAGAAGAAGGGGAGCAGGGCGATCAGGAAGCCGGATGCGTCGAGCGCAGCCGGTCCGCGATGTCATATACGTTCAGCCGCAAAGCCCGGATGTCTGTGATCAGGTCCCGCCAGGGCTCGAACGCGACATCCACGTCCTTCCCGGAGGCCCGGATGTACGCCACGGCGACCCCAGAATACCGTTCCCGAAAGTTGCCCTCCGGCTGGCCGACAGCATTGTTGCGCCCGCAATCACGATCGGGCCGAAAGGTCAGCCCGCCACGGCCTGCGCCTGATAGCTGGCATCAGGGCAGCGCGGGACCGTCGCCCATCGGTCCGCCCCTTCCGCCCTGGTCCCGGACTGCCGCCCAGCAGCGATCAGAGGACTGACTCGAGGCGTCTAGAACGGGGCCCGGTCGCCGATGTCCCGCACGTACTCGCAGGCGGTCCGGTCGATGCCCTTGAACTTGACACAGAGCTTCGCGTCCGCCTCGAACTGGCCGCGGCTCCAGGTGTGGCTGAGAGTCTTGCCCGTACGCCTTGTCGTCGACGGATTGCCGACGGTGTAGGGCGTGCCGTTCACGGACAACGTCACCTGCCGCGTCTTCACGTTCTTTGGCGGGTTGGTCCAGATCGCGGTGGGCGTGTTCCAGAAGTTGTTGCCTTCCAGCCTGATGCAGACTTGCGGCCCGGAGAAGTGGTGAGTGCAGGCGCTGGAGTCAGCGGCGGCCGACCCGGCCGCCGAGAGGACGAAGGCCGGTGCGAGGACGCCTGCCGCATTGAAGTGAACGATCTTCCGCATGGCATTCCCAACAGGGCAGCGGGCAGCACTAGATACGGCTCTGGGTGGAAGTCCACCCCGACGAGCGAGCGGCGCCCCCGCCCTCGGTGCAGCGCGAGCCGCTGGCCGCCCACACTCAGCGGTGACTTCACCGGCAGCTGGTGAGTAGGGCGGTGACCTGCGGTGGGGAGGTGGTGGTGAGTCACCGGTGAGTCACCAGCCGCAGGCGTTGTCCACCCGTGATGCCAGCGGGGTGGCCGTGGTGATCCAACCAGTGAGGACGTTGCCGTTTCGTGGGGGCAGAGCAATCACCTCCTCCACGGAAGGCATCGCCATGACTCCCGCTCCTCCCCCACCCCGACGCCCCGACGCCAAGACCTCCGTGTCGCCGACTGCTCAGCCGCTGCGTGCGAAGCGTCCGGAGACC is part of the Streptomyces subrutilus genome and encodes:
- a CDS encoding NUDIX hydrolase, with protein sequence MTETLPSGVELFDVHHLRLAEGEAPALPPEHVAARDRVWDAAVRANPTLFDGPVVACAKFRWEDPHTLFLRWAPVTYRHYALRRVPGAVALPSLFVNAVQPTDDGRVLVVRMSPSTAAPGRWQLAGGSVEPPGGGEVLDEAALRGQAARELVEETGVDVKPHELRLWTVTRGENGSVGLTYLAPARPEVELRERFASVVAAELAEGREPELDELALVRSLDQLADLAGPHVDYLEPIIRRYAQAPLQPGA